In Musa acuminata AAA Group cultivar baxijiao chromosome BXJ3-9, Cavendish_Baxijiao_AAA, whole genome shotgun sequence, a single genomic region encodes these proteins:
- the LOC103974925 gene encoding caffeic acid 3-O-methyltransferase-like yields MVQDKVFMDCWCYMKDAVLDGVIPFNKAYGMTAFEYMGTDARFNRVFNEAMRSHSTILIRKLLQIYRGFNDVKVLVDVGGGTGGTLGLIISEYPHIKGVNFDLPHVISDAPPCPGIENVSGNMFESVPTGDAIFIKWILHDWTDEHCLKLLKNCWEALPQNGKVIVVESIVPELPKPTPEAQNVCLVDIVMLTANPGGRERTEEEFQELAREAGFSRFNFTYVFAGSWIIEFTK; encoded by the exons ATGGTCCAGGACAAGGTCTTCATGGATTGCTG GTGCTACATGAAGGACGCGGTGTTGGACGGTGTTATCCCCTTCAACAAGGCCTACGGGATGACGGCGTTCGAGTACATGGGCACTGACGCTCGGTTCAACAGGGTGTTCAACGAGGCCATGAGGAGCCACTCCACCATCCTCATCAGGAAGCTGCTCCAAATCTACCGCGGCTTCAACGACGTCAAGGTGCTCGTCGACGTCGGCGGCGGCACCGGCGGCACCCTCGGATTGATCATCTCCGAGTACCCTCACATCAAGGGCGTCAACTTCGACCTGCCTCATGTCATTTCCGACGCACCACCCTGCCCAG GCATAGAGAATGTCAGTGGGAACATGTTCGAGAGCGTACCGACCGGGGACGCCATTTTTATCAAG TGGATTCTTCATGATTGGACTGACGAGCACTGCTTAAAGTTACTGAAGAACTGCTGGGAAGCTTTGCCGCAGAATGGAAAAGTGATTGTGGTGGAAAGTATTGTGCCAGAATTGCCAAAGCCGACGCCGGAAGCCCAAAATGTCTGTCTTGTAGATATTGTGATGTTGACTGCCAATCCTGGAGGCCGAGAGAGGACCGAAGAGGAGTTCCAAGAGTTGGCGAGGGAGGCTGGCTTCTCAAGATTCAATTTCACATATGTGTTTGCTGGTTCTTGGATCATAGAATTCACCAAGTAG
- the LOC135649607 gene encoding cytochrome P450 89A2-like, with product MALSFLLLLLLLFVFMLLYFALHFLPKLRSRSQGKVPPNPPPVPILGNLWLIKSFSQLGHILRHLKAAYGPIVTVYIGRRPAIFIMDRTFAHRSLVQKGVAFSHRPPPLSTSRALGANVHTINMAAYGPHWRLLRRALSSYVFHPSHLGLQADARAWALDALLQELISEAEAGGGIVQLSERLLFSGFRLFTLLCFGDKLEEEIIKSIRDALMGSLKIAVMLRVYNLLPNLALLVFWRRLIKFLRIRQQLDDLFVPLIRVRQQQRQSQREPSLSRSSSYVDTLLEFRHVDQGGRELSEEEIVGLCSEFLTASAETTSTGVEWIMANLVKHQDIQEKLWTEIESVMCATQRATVEEEDIRRMPYLKAVVLEGLRRHPPVHLLLPHMVAEETVLDGYVIPRGAIVNCSVAEIGRDGKVWSEPWEFRPERFLAGGEGEGVDLTGSKEIKMMPFGAGKRMCPGMGISVLLLEYFVANLVRKFRWKGLAGKEVDLSEKPGLAVGMKNPFRARIVGRN from the coding sequence ATGGCActtagcttcctcctcctcctcctcctcctcttcgtttTCATGCTCCTCTACTTTGCTTTACATTTCCTTCCCAAGCTAAGGTCTCGGAGTCAAGGGAAAGTACCACCCAATCCTCCACCCGTTCCCATATTGGGCAATCTGTGGCTCATCAAGTCCTTCTCCCAACTCGGCCACATCCTCCGCCACCTCAAGGCTGCCTATGGCCCGATTGTGACAGTCTATATCGGCCGCCGCCCGGCCATcttcatcatggaccgcaccttTGCGCATCGCTCCCTTGTCCAGAAGGGCGTGGCCTTCTCGCACCGACCACCACCCCTCAGCACCTCCCGCGCCCTTGGTGCCAATGTCCATACCATCAACATGGCTGCCTATGGCCCTCACTGGCGCCTCCTTCGCCGGGCACTCTCGTCCTACGTCTTCCACCCTTCCCACCTCGGCTTGCAAGCCGACGCCCGTGCATGGGCCCTCGACGCGCTCCTCCAGGAGCTTATCTCTGAAGCCGAAGCTGGTGGAGGCATCGTTCAGCTCAGCGAGAGACTGCTGTTCTCTGGCTTCCGCTTGTTCACGCTTTTATGCTTCGGCGATAAACTTGAGGAGGAAATTATAAAGTCCATAAGGGACGCCCTAATGGGCTCGTTAAAGATCGCAGTTATGCTTCGCGTCTACAATCTTTTACCAAACCTTGCTTTGTTGGTGTTCTGGAGGAGATTGATCAAGTTCCTACGCATCCGGCAGCAGCTGGATGATCTTTTTGTCCCTCTCATCCGAGTCCGTCAACAGCAACGTCAAAGCCAACGTGAACCTTCCCTAAGCCGGTCATCCTCCTACGTCGACACACTCCTGGAGTTCAGGCACGTCGACCAAGGAGGAAGAGAGCTTAGCGAGGAGGAGATAGTGGGCTTGTGCTCCGAGTTTCTCACCGCGAGCGCTGAGACCACATCCACGGGTGTGGAATGGATCATGGCTAACCTTGTCAAACACCAAGACATACAAGAGAAGCTCTGGACGGAGATCGAGAGCGTCATGTGTGCAACACAAAGGGCGACGGTCGAAGAAGAAGATATACGAAGAATGCCCTATCTGAAGGCGGTGGTGCTCGAAGGGCTACGACGGCACCCGCCGGTGCATCTCCTCTTGCCGCACATGGTGGCGGAGGAGACTGTGTTGGACGGCTACGTGATACCGCGCGGAGCTATCGTGAACTGCTCGGTGGCGGAGATCGGACGGGACGGGAAGGTGTGGAGTGAGCCGTGGGAGTTCCGGCCTGAGAGATTCTTGGCTGGGGGCGAGGGGGAAGGCGTGGACCTGACGGGGAGCAAGGAGATCAAGATGATGCCTTTCGGGGCAGGGAAGAGGATGTGTCCAGGGATGGGCATCTCCGTGCTGCTGCTGGAGTACTTCGTGGCCAATCTGGTGAGGAAGTTCCGGTGGAAGGGCTTGGCGGGGAAGGAGGTAGACCTGTCTGAGAAGCCGGGGCTGGCTGTGGGAATGAAGAATCCATTCCGAGCTCGCATAGTGGGCAGAAACTAG